The following proteins come from a genomic window of Candidatus Paceibacterota bacterium:
- a CDS encoding MGMT family protein: protein MKGKPSFRSQVLRVVAKIPAGQVMTYQQVAKLSGHPLWCRAVGSILKTNFDPHIPCHRVIKSDGTLGGYNRGPARKRRILKAEKFKFV, encoded by the coding sequence GTGAAGGGAAAACCCTCTTTTAGATCTCAAGTTCTAAGGGTGGTCGCCAAAATTCCGGCTGGCCAAGTTATGACCTACCAGCAGGTCGCCAAGTTGTCTGGGCATCCGCTCTGGTGTCGTGCTGTGGGATCGATTTTAAAAACCAATTTCGATCCACACATCCCTTGTCATCGAGTGATAAAGAGCGACGGCACGCTCGGGGGTTACAACCGCGGCCCGGCTCGTAAAAGGCGAATTTTAAAAGCGGAAAAATTTAAATTTGTTTGA
- a CDS encoding HD domain-containing protein has translation MKNIANFLFEIGILSKTPRSGFHFLGTGDQSVAEHVNRAVYIGYTLAKLDGKVDASKVIKMCLFHDLAEARVSDLNYVHQKYVERKEAKAVDDLTHTLPFGKDILETIHEYEERKTPESILAKDADNLEWIISLKEQVDIGNTRAKDWINSALQRLKTKVAEDVAAEIMKSESTDWWFGDKNSSWWVNRNK, from the coding sequence ATGAAAAACATCGCCAACTTTCTCTTTGAAATAGGAATCCTGTCCAAGACACCGAGAAGCGGTTTTCATTTCTTGGGTACCGGCGATCAGAGCGTGGCCGAGCATGTCAATCGGGCGGTTTACATCGGCTACACCTTGGCGAAACTCGACGGCAAAGTTGACGCCTCGAAAGTGATTAAAATGTGTCTATTTCATGACTTGGCCGAGGCCAGAGTTTCAGATTTGAATTATGTCCACCAAAAGTATGTTGAACGAAAAGAGGCTAAGGCAGTGGATGATTTGACTCATACCTTGCCTTTCGGAAAAGATATTTTAGAGACCATTCATGAATATGAAGAGCGCAAAACTCCGGAATCGATTTTGGCCAAAGATGCCGACAATTTGGAATGGATTATTTCCTTGAAGGAGCAAGTTGATATCGGTAATACCAGGGCCAAGGATTGGATTAATTCTGCTCTGCAACGGCTTAAGACCAAAGTGGCGGAGGATGTGGCGGCGGAGATTATGAAGTCGGAATCGACCGATTGGTGGTTCGGCGACAAGAATAGTTCTTGGTGGGTGAATCGTAACAAATAA
- a CDS encoding PD-(D/E)XK nuclease family protein gives MAYEKKTKRSANWNYGGERWRLSRSKIDLFTECERCFYLDNKIGVSRPRGPSFTLNLAVDALLKKEFDIHRAKATQHPLLKRYGVEAVPFQHKDIDLWRDNFQGLSFYHQPTGFTVSGAIDDLWVNPAKELIVVDYKATAKDGKMDALSDTKWEAQYKRQMEIYQWLLRNMGFKVSDTGYFVYVNGKKDREAFDGRLDFDITLIPHLGKTDWVDGILLKIKECLDSAELPKAGADCEFCPYREAVGLSIRELYKANEAKKAKVKEVGEGKTLF, from the coding sequence ATGGCCTACGAAAAAAAGACCAAAAGGAGCGCCAATTGGAATTATGGCGGGGAAAGGTGGCGTTTATCGCGGTCAAAAATTGACCTCTTTACCGAGTGTGAGAGGTGCTTTTATTTAGATAACAAAATCGGCGTTTCTCGTCCAAGGGGGCCGTCTTTCACTCTGAATCTTGCCGTCGATGCACTTCTGAAAAAAGAGTTTGACATTCACCGTGCGAAAGCGACCCAGCATCCACTCTTGAAGCGCTATGGGGTTGAGGCGGTACCGTTTCAGCATAAAGATATTGATCTGTGGCGCGATAATTTCCAAGGCCTGTCTTTTTATCACCAGCCGACCGGTTTTACCGTCTCTGGTGCGATTGACGATCTCTGGGTTAATCCGGCTAAGGAGCTCATTGTGGTTGATTACAAAGCGACCGCCAAAGACGGCAAAATGGACGCTTTGTCGGATACTAAGTGGGAGGCTCAATACAAGAGGCAAATGGAAATTTATCAGTGGCTCTTGAGGAACATGGGTTTTAAGGTTTCTGATACCGGTTATTTTGTTTATGTAAACGGCAAAAAGGATCGGGAGGCGTTTGATGGTCGATTGGATTTCGATATCACTTTGATCCCTCACCTCGGCAAAACCGATTGGGTAGACGGCATCTTGCTCAAAATTAAGGAGTGTTTGGACTCGGCCGAACTTCCGAAGGCCGGCGCTGACTGTGAGTTTTGTCCTTATCGCGAGGCGGTCGGACTTTCAATTAGAGAATTATATAAAGCTAATGAAGCGAAAAAAGCCAAAGTCAAAGAAGTCGGTGAAGGGAAAACCCTCTTTTAG
- the mltG gene encoding endolytic transglycosylase MltG — MDLFVEKKLPDYARSGLRGTKSRRRIMAFGVALIIGFVAATWWQAPANFPKSTLIAVSKGQGLSSIAKTLKAAHIIRSEFWFKGLVVISGGSRGAQAGDYNFDIPQNIFVVADRIARGVYNLKQIKVTIPEGLSNLEVAKIFSVNLPRFNSKEFLNLAKSKEGYLFPDTYWFLPNVSGAEIISAMSDNFDKQIISITDQIQKFGKPLNDVIIMASIIEEEARIMETRQTIAGILWKRLKEGMLLQVDAPFSYINGQALPKVYLDDLKIDSPYNTYLYKGLPPGPIANPGLDAIKATINPVATKYYYYLTDKDGVMHYAVTHDEHVANKNLYLK, encoded by the coding sequence ATGGATTTGTTTGTCGAAAAAAAATTGCCGGATTATGCGCGGTCCGGTCTGCGTGGTACGAAATCACGGAGGCGGATTATGGCTTTTGGTGTGGCGCTTATAATCGGCTTTGTAGCGGCTACCTGGTGGCAGGCACCGGCCAATTTCCCCAAAAGTACTTTGATTGCGGTTTCTAAGGGGCAAGGTCTATCTTCGATTGCTAAAACTTTGAAAGCCGCACATATTATTCGTTCAGAGTTTTGGTTTAAAGGATTGGTGGTGATTTCTGGCGGAAGTCGCGGTGCACAAGCGGGGGATTACAATTTTGATATACCGCAAAATATTTTTGTGGTGGCTGACCGAATTGCGCGCGGAGTTTACAACTTGAAGCAGATTAAAGTCACGATTCCCGAAGGCCTGTCCAATCTTGAAGTGGCAAAAATATTTTCCGTGAACCTGCCGCGTTTTAATTCTAAGGAATTTCTGAATTTAGCTAAAAGCAAGGAGGGCTATCTTTTTCCGGACACTTACTGGTTTTTACCAAATGTTTCAGGTGCGGAAATTATTTCAGCAATGTCGGACAATTTCGATAAGCAAATTATTTCAATTACTGATCAAATCCAAAAATTCGGCAAACCACTTAATGATGTGATAATAATGGCCTCAATCATTGAAGAAGAGGCGAGGATTATGGAAACTAGGCAAACTATTGCCGGAATTTTATGGAAGCGCTTAAAAGAGGGGATGTTGCTCCAAGTTGACGCGCCCTTCTCTTATATCAATGGTCAGGCTTTGCCAAAAGTTTATTTGGACGATTTAAAAATTGATTCACCCTACAATACCTATTTATATAAAGGTCTGCCACCAGGTCCAATCGCAAACCCCGGCCTTGATGCGATTAAGGCGACTATCAATCCAGTTGCCACCAAGTATTACTATTATCTTACTGACAAAGACGGCGTGATGCATTATGCCGTGACGCACGATGAGCATGTAGCCAACAAAAACCTCTACCTGAAGTAG
- a CDS encoding uracil-DNA glycosylase, with the protein MVKTDLMRIIKEEVLALKSSPLYEYRISNNYFPVIGEGSHDSRIMFVGEAPGRNEAKTGRPFCGAAGKILDELLDSVKIPRTEVYITNIVKDRPQENRDPSPEEIEIYGPFLDRQIEIIQPKIIAALGRYSYGYIMKKFDLDFEMEPIGKAHGKKYPAKASYGDIHIVALYHPCVAIYNRTKLPELKEDFKILSKVK; encoded by the coding sequence ATGGTCAAGACAGATTTAATGCGAATAATTAAGGAGGAGGTTTTGGCGTTAAAAAGTTCTCCGCTTTACGAATATCGGATTTCAAACAATTATTTCCCGGTAATCGGGGAGGGAAGCCATGACTCGAGGATAATGTTCGTTGGTGAAGCGCCAGGCCGAAATGAAGCCAAAACTGGCCGGCCATTTTGTGGCGCGGCGGGAAAAATTTTGGATGAGCTTTTGGATTCAGTAAAAATTCCTCGCACCGAAGTTTATATAACCAATATCGTCAAAGATCGTCCGCAGGAAAATCGCGACCCTTCACCCGAGGAAATAGAAATTTATGGGCCTTTTTTGGATCGTCAGATTGAAATTATTCAACCAAAAATTATTGCGGCACTTGGCCGGTATTCCTACGGCTACATTATGAAAAAATTCGATTTGGATTTTGAAATGGAGCCGATAGGCAAGGCTCATGGTAAAAAATATCCAGCCAAAGCGAGCTACGGCGATATCCATATCGTAGCCCTCTATCATCCGTGTGTGGCGATTTACAACCGGACTAAATTGCCTGAATTGAAGGAGGATTTTAAAATTCTAAGCAAAGTTAAGTAG
- the mnmA gene encoding tRNA 2-thiouridine(34) synthase MnmA, which produces MKVKGPRSNVKCSRSSVCVGLSGGVDSSVSAALLKKAGFDVTGVFIKVWSPDFIRCTWKEDRLDAMRVCAKLRIPFKTLDLEKEYKREVVDCMIREYKAGRTPNPDVMCNQQIKFGAFFNWAMKQGADYVATGHYARVAPSVTREIPNSNIQAPNKTGKKNSKLLATHHSLLTAEDTAKEQSYFLWTLTQKQLAKTLFPIGHLQKSEVRKLAEKFDLITATKKDSQGLCFIGRVDMKDFLKRFIKEKPGKALNVKGEVIGSHDGVVFYTLGERHGFQISKKTPESERLYVVTKNLRNNTITVSNNPKDTEVGPKQEYRLSKVNWISKPPKDSVKCEVQIRYHGEMIGAEISKLSGTKAVIHFSLPQLVASGQSVVFYKNNECLGGGVVN; this is translated from the coding sequence ATGAAAGTCAAAGGTCCAAGGTCAAATGTCAAATGTTCTCGATCGTCTGTCTGTGTCGGCCTTTCCGGCGGGGTTGACTCGTCCGTTTCGGCCGCCTTACTCAAAAAGGCCGGTTTTGACGTGACCGGAGTTTTCATCAAAGTCTGGTCGCCGGATTTCATAAGGTGTACCTGGAAAGAAGATCGACTTGATGCGATGCGGGTTTGCGCTAAATTAAGAATTCCTTTCAAAACCTTGGATTTGGAAAAGGAATATAAAAGGGAAGTGGTTGATTGTATGATTCGAGAATACAAAGCTGGTCGAACCCCGAATCCTGATGTGATGTGCAACCAGCAAATAAAATTTGGTGCCTTTTTCAACTGGGCGATGAAGCAGGGTGCAGATTATGTGGCGACGGGACACTACGCTCGAGTCGCTCCGAGCGTGACTCGGGAAATTCCAAATTCCAATATCCAAGCTCCAAACAAAACTGGAAAGAAAAATTCTAAACTACTCGCTACCCACCACTCACTACTCACTGCCGAGGATACAGCTAAGGAGCAAAGCTATTTTTTGTGGACATTGACGCAGAAGCAATTGGCTAAAACACTTTTCCCAATCGGTCATTTACAGAAAAGTGAAGTTAGAAAATTGGCAGAAAAGTTTGACTTAATCACGGCAACCAAGAAAGACAGTCAAGGACTTTGTTTTATTGGGAGGGTGGATATGAAGGATTTTCTCAAAAGATTTATCAAAGAGAAACCCGGAAAAGCCTTGAATGTCAAAGGTGAAGTAATCGGTTCTCATGATGGTGTCGTTTTTTACACTCTTGGAGAAAGACACGGTTTCCAGATTTCTAAGAAAACTCCCGAGAGCGAGAGGTTGTATGTCGTCACCAAAAATTTGAGAAATAACACCATTACGGTCTCCAACAATCCAAAAGATACTGAAGTTGGACCCAAACAAGAGTACCGACTATCGAAAGTAAACTGGATCTCAAAACCACCGAAAGATTCTGTTAAGTGCGAAGTGCAAATCAGGTATCACGGTGAAATGATAGGCGCAGAGATTTCCAAACTTAGTGGTACGAAAGCCGTTATTCATTTTTCGCTGCCGCAGCTTGTGGCCTCGGGCCAATCGGTGGTATTTTACAAAAATAATGAATGCCTCGGTGGCGGAGTTGTAAACTAG
- a CDS encoding M3 family oligoendopeptidase produces MKTTWNLDLLYKSILDPKIEQDIKALERAYGLFAKKYRNSKSYTTDEGELFKALTDYGYLFDSLRSSWALNYLGYRQDLNAHDHEAEAKSNLLLDRLTKADNSLLFFRLALENISPTLQKQFLKSKQLAPFKYYLKTVFRWSKHHLSEPEEKILSLKAQPSQSLWVAGNEKILGRNSITFGKKKLSIGQAINLVADLPGGERVLLHREIMARLKDLSSFAEAELNAIVIDKKINDELRHFKKPYSGTLLSYENEEKTVESLVAAVNDHASISHRFYRLKAKLLKAKKLTYADRNVSIGHINHKFAFADGVDLIKKSFGAADPEFARIFSDYLEAGQIDVFPKVGKTGGAYCSSNQIGPTFVLLNHVDTADSVMTLAHEMGHAIHGEYSRKNQPPLYRDYTIASAEVASTFFENLAFEEIFSRLTEAEKVIALHDRINDDIQTIWRQIACFNFELALHNQIRAKGALTKEEIAALMNSEMKKYLGSAVELTEDDGYFFVYWSHIRRFFYVYSYAFGQLVSKALYERYRADKGYLAKIKQFLSAGGSQSPEDIFRSIGIDVSDPAFFVEGLRSVSKNIDRLESLLKKR; encoded by the coding sequence ATGAAAACCACTTGGAATCTTGATTTGCTATACAAATCCATCTTGGACCCGAAAATTGAACAAGATATTAAAGCTCTGGAAAGGGCCTACGGCCTTTTTGCTAAGAAATATAGAAATAGCAAATCATATACAACTGACGAAGGTGAGCTCTTTAAAGCACTGACCGATTACGGGTATCTTTTTGACAGTTTGCGATCTTCTTGGGCTTTAAACTATTTGGGTTATCGCCAGGATCTAAATGCTCACGACCATGAGGCAGAGGCCAAGTCCAATCTTTTGCTGGACCGCCTGACCAAAGCTGACAACTCGCTTTTATTTTTCCGGTTGGCACTGGAGAATATTTCTCCGACCCTACAAAAGCAGTTTTTGAAATCAAAACAGCTCGCCCCATTCAAGTATTATCTCAAAACAGTTTTCCGATGGTCCAAGCATCATCTCTCCGAGCCGGAGGAAAAAATTCTCAGTCTAAAAGCCCAGCCGAGTCAGAGTCTGTGGGTAGCCGGCAATGAGAAAATTTTGGGCAGGAATTCAATCACCTTCGGCAAAAAGAAATTGTCGATCGGCCAGGCCATAAATTTGGTGGCCGATTTGCCAGGAGGTGAAAGAGTGCTCCTGCACCGCGAGATTATGGCCAGACTGAAAGATTTGAGTAGCTTTGCCGAGGCCGAACTCAACGCGATTGTCATCGATAAGAAAATTAACGATGAATTGCGCCACTTTAAAAAACCTTATTCAGGTACGCTTCTCTCCTATGAAAATGAGGAGAAAACCGTAGAATCCTTAGTGGCGGCCGTAAATGACCACGCTTCAATTAGTCATCGCTTTTATCGCTTAAAGGCCAAACTATTGAAGGCTAAAAAACTGACTTATGCCGACCGCAATGTTTCAATCGGCCACATTAACCATAAATTTGCATTTGCCGATGGGGTGGACTTGATTAAGAAATCTTTTGGCGCGGCGGATCCGGAGTTTGCCAGAATTTTTTCGGATTATCTTGAAGCCGGGCAAATTGATGTTTTTCCTAAAGTCGGCAAAACTGGCGGAGCCTATTGCTCGAGCAACCAAATCGGTCCGACTTTCGTGCTCCTTAATCATGTGGACACGGCCGACTCGGTGATGACCTTGGCACACGAGATGGGTCATGCAATTCACGGTGAATACAGCCGTAAAAACCAACCACCACTTTATCGCGATTACACGATTGCCTCGGCTGAAGTTGCCAGCACCTTTTTTGAAAATCTGGCTTTTGAGGAAATCTTCAGCCGTTTGACCGAGGCTGAGAAGGTTATCGCCTTACATGATCGGATCAACGATGACATTCAAACTATTTGGCGTCAGATTGCCTGTTTCAATTTTGAATTGGCGCTTCATAATCAGATTAGGGCGAAGGGCGCTTTAACTAAAGAAGAGATTGCGGCTCTAATGAATTCAGAAATGAAAAAATATTTGGGTTCGGCGGTCGAGCTTACCGAGGACGACGGCTACTTCTTCGTCTATTGGTCCCATATCAGACGCTTTTTCTATGTTTACTCCTACGCTTTCGGCCAGTTGGTCAGCAAAGCGCTCTACGAAAGATACCGGGCCGATAAAGGCTACCTGGCCAAGATTAAACAGTTCCTAAGCGCCGGTGGCAGTCAAAGTCCTGAAGACATTTTCCGGTCAATTGGTATTGATGTATCTGATCCGGCTTTCTTTGTTGAGGGCTTGAGATCGGTCTCGAAAAACATCGACCGGCTTGAGTCGCTCCTCAAAAAGCGGTAA
- a CDS encoding alanine--tRNA ligase, producing MKLNDVRTKYLKFFKSKGHKIIPSASLIPENDSTTLFTGSGMQPLVPYLLGQKHSAGTRLADSQKCFRSEDIEEVGDNRHTTFFEMLGNWSLGDYWKEEQLSYLYEFLVKEIKLDSRRLWVSCFEGDKKLGLPKDTESAEIWRKLGIEDSHIRFYGATKNWWSRSGVPENMPAGEPGGPDSEVFFDFDPDDEKGTHAGSQWKADKCHQNCDCGRFMEIGNSVFMEYQKQADGSFKKLAQRNVDFGGGLERITAATNYDPDILTGSVFEQDGLSVVRAITSVLGDDLRSLRIIADHLRSAIFLIVDGVLPSNVDRGYFLRRLIRRAVSVIPNKTISELEIKSIVEMVAFVYSDTYKEIDNRKEEIISVIFHEVVQFGKALQHGLSKLEKNANSDISGADAFLLFSSYGLPIDMIVDFAKKRGLSVDVAGFRDEIEKHKEISRAGAEKKFKGGLGDTSEMSVKYHTATHLLHQTLRDVLGNHVSQKGSNITPERLRFDFTHPQKMTDEEKKKVEAIVNEKIQAELDVHRVELPKAEAEKSGALHFFGDKYGETVSVHYIGNDLSSAYSKEFCGGPHVKNTSELGHFRIQKEEAVSAGVRRIKAVLEL from the coding sequence ATGAAGCTAAATGATGTTAGGACAAAATACCTAAAATTTTTCAAAAGCAAGGGACACAAGATAATCCCTTCGGCCTCTTTGATTCCAGAAAACGATTCGACGACACTTTTTACCGGTTCAGGTATGCAACCCCTGGTGCCGTATCTTTTGGGCCAAAAGCATTCGGCAGGCACGCGCTTGGCCGATTCACAGAAGTGTTTCCGGAGCGAAGATATTGAAGAAGTTGGTGACAATCGTCATACGACTTTCTTTGAGATGTTGGGTAATTGGTCGCTGGGGGATTACTGGAAGGAAGAGCAACTCAGCTATTTGTACGAGTTTTTAGTTAAGGAGATCAAACTTGATTCTAGAAGACTTTGGGTGAGCTGTTTTGAAGGTGACAAAAAGCTCGGACTTCCCAAGGATACTGAATCGGCGGAAATTTGGCGAAAATTAGGGATCGAAGATAGTCACATTAGATTTTACGGTGCCACGAAAAACTGGTGGTCACGTTCTGGGGTGCCGGAAAATATGCCAGCGGGAGAACCAGGAGGTCCGGACTCTGAAGTGTTCTTTGATTTTGATCCTGATGATGAAAAGGGAACTCATGCTGGTTCACAATGGAAAGCTGATAAATGTCATCAGAATTGTGACTGCGGACGTTTTATGGAAATCGGTAATTCGGTCTTCATGGAATATCAAAAACAGGCCGATGGAAGCTTTAAAAAATTAGCCCAGAGAAATGTAGACTTTGGTGGAGGGCTTGAGCGAATAACTGCAGCGACGAATTACGACCCAGACATTTTGACCGGGAGTGTGTTTGAACAGGATGGCCTTTCGGTAGTCAGAGCAATAACTTCTGTTCTTGGCGATGACCTGAGATCGCTCAGAATAATTGCAGATCACTTGCGTTCAGCGATATTCTTGATTGTCGACGGCGTGCTTCCGTCAAATGTTGATCGTGGATATTTTTTGCGCCGTTTGATTCGTAGGGCAGTCTCTGTTATCCCAAACAAGACGATTTCGGAATTAGAAATAAAATCGATTGTTGAAATGGTTGCTTTTGTCTACAGCGATACTTACAAAGAAATTGATAATCGGAAAGAGGAGATTATCTCGGTGATTTTTCATGAAGTCGTCCAGTTTGGTAAGGCTTTGCAGCACGGTTTGAGTAAATTGGAAAAAAACGCAAATTCAGACATCTCAGGTGCAGATGCTTTCTTGCTGTTCTCGTCCTACGGTCTACCTATAGATATGATAGTAGATTTTGCTAAAAAGCGTGGCCTTTCGGTCGATGTTGCTGGATTCCGAGATGAGATCGAAAAGCATAAAGAGATTTCTCGCGCCGGTGCCGAGAAGAAATTTAAAGGCGGGCTAGGGGACACATCAGAAATGTCGGTTAAGTACCACACGGCAACCCACCTGCTTCACCAGACGCTTCGAGATGTTCTAGGTAACCACGTTTCTCAAAAAGGCAGTAATATCACGCCGGAGAGATTGCGTTTTGATTTTACTCATCCGCAAAAAATGACCGATGAAGAGAAGAAAAAAGTCGAAGCGATTGTAAATGAGAAAATTCAGGCCGAACTCGATGTTCATCGAGTCGAATTGCCAAAAGCTGAAGCGGAAAAGTCTGGCGCCCTGCATTTCTTTGGTGACAAATACGGCGAGACGGTTTCAGTTCACTATATCGGCAATGATTTAAGCTCAGCCTACTCAAAAGAATTTTGTGGCGGGCCTCATGTGAAAAATACTTCCGAGCTCGGTCACTTTAGAATCCAAAAAGAAGAAGCGGTTTCAGCTGGCGTGCGGCGTATTAAAGCTGTACTCGAGTTATAA
- a CDS encoding sigma factor-like helix-turn-helix DNA-binding protein: MTTLFDPVYDPSQGGAVGDLEKSGFDITIVARMKHGALYNAIRKRGWTVGQAAEFLGLQKGVLYEVLAMKRLPPLVFSKHRASRKAVARKAGILEEKLMKLTGQTIDELFPEEVRSELFLGRARLIVIDRKVSPSQLLELAQGHFAHQLEAPPSPAEEATNNEKWEIVSAFIKKHFDWRSAQMFQLYYFGDVTMAEIGQKFGVTGSNVGAILRRVERKLKTHPELSEIRGESSQIGETSDLLEWAKNNRKRISWLAKRKRF, encoded by the coding sequence ATGACAACTTTGTTTGACCCAGTCTATGACCCGTCTCAAGGAGGGGCTGTGGGTGATCTCGAAAAGTCCGGTTTTGATATCACCATTGTCGCCAGGATGAAGCACGGCGCTCTCTATAACGCGATTAGAAAGCGGGGCTGGACTGTAGGGCAAGCGGCGGAATTTCTTGGACTTCAAAAAGGAGTGCTCTATGAGGTTTTGGCAATGAAGCGCCTGCCACCACTAGTTTTTTCCAAACATCGGGCTAGTCGTAAGGCTGTTGCCAGGAAGGCTGGAATTTTGGAGGAGAAGCTGATGAAGCTCACTGGCCAAACGATTGACGAGCTTTTCCCTGAAGAAGTTCGTAGTGAGTTGTTTCTTGGTCGGGCTCGATTGATAGTGATTGATCGAAAGGTATCACCAAGCCAGTTGCTTGAACTCGCGCAAGGTCATTTTGCGCATCAACTCGAGGCGCCCCCGTCTCCGGCCGAAGAGGCCACTAACAATGAAAAGTGGGAAATCGTCTCAGCTTTTATCAAAAAGCATTTTGACTGGCGGAGTGCTCAAATGTTCCAGTTGTACTATTTCGGCGATGTGACCATGGCGGAAATTGGACAAAAGTTCGGGGTGACCGGCAGCAATGTTGGCGCAATCCTTCGGCGCGTCGAACGAAAGCTCAAGACGCACCCGGAGCTTAGTGAAATTCGTGGTGAGTCCAGTCAGATTGGTGAAACCTCAGATCTTTTGGAGTGGGCCAAAAACAATCGCAAACGGATTTCCTGGCTGGCCAAGAGAAAAAGATTCTAA
- a CDS encoding ATP cone domain-containing protein, whose translation MDLIKADGEREVFDEGKFRNSLTRAGAPDALIDKIVVQIKPRLKHGMTTSELYRLAFDLLKKYERPIASRYSLRRALLSFGPSGFPFEKFLADLMIEHGYTALTDQIVSGHCITHELDVVAYNNEKLIMIEAKFHNEPGTKTDAKVALYIKSRKDDLSNAEFNYGHKRKMDDFWLITNTKFSSSAIQYAKCIGLKVVGWNYPSKGNLQDMVEASGLHPITCMTHLTKSEKDILLGNGLVLCRDVAGKPEVLSSLGFSDLEVEKVLAEAEMLCRSERPALPTHLA comes from the coding sequence ATGGATTTAATCAAAGCGGACGGTGAAAGGGAAGTGTTTGATGAAGGCAAGTTTCGCAATTCTTTGACACGCGCCGGCGCGCCGGATGCTCTTATCGACAAGATTGTTGTCCAAATTAAGCCCAGGCTGAAGCATGGCATGACAACCAGCGAGCTTTACCGGCTGGCTTTTGATTTGCTAAAAAAATATGAACGACCGATTGCTTCCCGCTATTCTTTAAGACGGGCCCTTTTGAGTTTCGGGCCGTCCGGATTTCCTTTTGAAAAATTCTTGGCCGATTTGATGATTGAGCACGGCTATACCGCGCTTACTGACCAAATTGTAAGCGGGCACTGCATCACTCATGAGCTTGATGTGGTGGCCTATAACAATGAGAAGCTGATAATGATTGAAGCTAAATTTCATAATGAACCCGGTACGAAGACTGATGCCAAAGTGGCTCTCTACATCAAATCCCGAAAAGATGATTTGAGTAATGCGGAATTTAATTATGGTCACAAGCGAAAGATGGATGATTTTTGGTTGATTACTAATACCAAATTCTCAAGTAGTGCGATTCAGTATGCCAAGTGTATTGGTTTGAAAGTTGTCGGTTGGAACTATCCGTCCAAAGGTAATTTGCAAGACATGGTTGAAGCTTCCGGTTTGCACCCGATTACTTGTATGACTCATCTCACGAAAAGTGAAAAAGATATTTTGTTGGGCAACGGTTTAGTGCTTTGCCGAGATGTTGCCGGTAAACCTGAAGTATTGTCATCGCTTGGGTTTTCTGATCTCGAGGTCGAAAAGGTTTTAGCCGAGGCCGAGATGTTGTGTCGTTCCGAGCGACCGGCTCTGCCGACACATCTGGCCTAA
- the pcm gene encoding protein-L-isoaspartate O-methyltransferase — MDKEQFLTHLKEGTKVFQNEAIEKAFRAIDRADFVPADYQIEAYEDYALPLGFGQTMSQPSTVAFMLELLEPKNGDWVLDVGSGSGFSTALLSHVVGKSGKVIGVEIVPELVKFGQTNLAKYKLPQAKIISGKDLEIGFPEEAPYNRILVSAEAELISEELLNQLKIGGIMVMPVNHELVQIRKTSETEIETEEFPGFSFVPLIY; from the coding sequence ATGGATAAAGAACAGTTTCTGACTCATCTAAAAGAGGGGACTAAGGTATTTCAGAATGAAGCCATTGAGAAAGCTTTTCGGGCGATTGACCGAGCCGATTTTGTGCCGGCAGATTATCAGATCGAAGCCTACGAGGATTACGCCTTGCCACTGGGTTTTGGACAGACTATGTCTCAACCGTCGACGGTCGCTTTTATGTTGGAGCTTCTGGAGCCTAAAAATGGTGATTGGGTCTTGGATGTTGGTTCGGGCTCCGGCTTCTCTACGGCGTTGCTCTCTCACGTCGTTGGCAAATCCGGAAAGGTAATCGGTGTGGAAATTGTGCCGGAATTGGTAAAATTCGGCCAAACCAATTTGGCCAAGTATAAATTGCCTCAGGCTAAAATCATAAGCGGCAAGGATCTTGAGATTGGTTTCCCGGAAGAGGCACCTTATAATCGGATTCTGGTTTCGGCCGAGGCTGAGTTAATCTCCGAGGAACTGCTAAATCAGCTTAAGATTGGCGGGATAATGGTAATGCCGGTCAACCATGAACTCGTGCAAATCAGAAAGACTTCCGAGACCGAAATCGAGACCGAGGAGTTTCCGGGATTTAGTTTTGTGCCTCTGATATACTAG